In a single window of the Saccharothrix australiensis genome:
- a CDS encoding helix-turn-helix domain-containing protein, which produces MSVEAISWALNHAPIPTDRKDASTLAITLIALANHAGPDGRDAFPSVERMMRYTRLSRRTIQRSLRSLEELGLIRPGNTHVRDAKIPEANARPQVYNLALSTRLSTALGERRQDDAPLTSRGRQQKRLGASAATSGGVTTTHKPSFNRPDNRPAPSAPPTGRSAVPPVCGQCDARDSDPVSARVVWLDEDRTRSVPCPRCAPPRNGSAR; this is translated from the coding sequence GTGAGCGTCGAAGCCATCAGCTGGGCGCTCAACCACGCCCCCATCCCCACCGACCGCAAGGACGCCTCGACGCTGGCGATCACGCTGATCGCACTCGCCAACCACGCCGGCCCCGACGGTCGCGACGCGTTCCCGTCGGTCGAGCGGATGATGCGCTACACCCGCCTGTCCCGACGTACCATCCAGCGTTCGCTGCGGTCGCTGGAAGAGTTGGGCCTGATCAGGCCGGGCAACACCCACGTGCGCGACGCCAAGATCCCGGAAGCCAACGCGCGACCCCAGGTCTACAACCTCGCGCTGTCCACCAGGTTGTCCACAGCCCTTGGCGAGAGGCGTCAGGATGACGCCCCTCTGACCAGCAGGGGGCGTCAGCAGAAGCGCCTGGGGGCGTCAGCAGCGACCAGCGGGGGCGTCACCACGACGCACAAACCGTCCTTCAACCGTCCAGATAACCGTCCCGCGCCGAGCGCGCCCCCGACGGGGCGCTCGGCGGTGCCACCGGTGTGCGGGCAGTGTGACGCCCGCGACTCCGACCCGGTCAGCGCCCGCGTCGTGTGGCTGGACGAGGACCGCACGCGGTCGGTGCCGTGCCCGCGCTGTGCACCACCGCGAAACGGGAGTGCCCGATGA
- a CDS encoding site-specific integrase, with translation MPRSGFATRTAAQAALGKVLEYERTGIVTDDKQTVAVYLTTWLHDKTLTLKPTTTARYHDYVCKDLVPALGAVRLDTLNHQHIALFIDNQLAAGRGPITLRRCGATLSSALTDAVRQRRLAHNPARYALVPRPPKYEPTCWSPSEAARFLRYCHDHDDPLTDLFEVIIGTGLRKGEALALHWDDISLDDHVAFIRYTLSNINNTTPVLTTPKTKSSRTWIGLSDRVITALRHQRLRQPGDDLVFHRSDGRPLRPEYVLHHFHQLTNAAGLPRIRVHELRHFAATTMLNSNVPLAVISRAIRHSTLSTTEIYGHLLRHVAHDAVAHALNEADVA, from the coding sequence ATGCCGCGCAGCGGCTTCGCCACCAGGACAGCAGCTCAGGCGGCGTTGGGCAAGGTGTTGGAGTATGAGCGGACCGGCATCGTCACCGACGACAAGCAGACCGTCGCCGTCTACTTGACCACCTGGCTGCACGACAAGACGTTGACGCTCAAGCCGACGACCACGGCGCGCTATCACGACTACGTCTGTAAGGACCTCGTCCCCGCCCTGGGCGCGGTGCGATTGGACACGCTCAACCACCAGCACATCGCGCTGTTCATCGACAACCAACTGGCCGCCGGACGAGGTCCGATCACCCTGCGGCGCTGCGGCGCCACCCTGTCCAGCGCCCTCACCGACGCCGTCCGGCAGCGGCGGTTGGCGCACAACCCAGCCCGCTACGCCCTCGTACCGCGGCCACCGAAGTACGAACCCACCTGCTGGTCACCGAGCGAGGCAGCACGGTTCCTGCGCTACTGCCACGACCACGACGACCCGCTCACCGACCTGTTCGAGGTCATCATCGGCACCGGACTACGCAAAGGCGAGGCGCTGGCCCTGCACTGGGACGACATCAGCCTCGACGACCACGTGGCGTTCATCCGCTACACCCTGTCCAACATCAACAACACCACACCGGTCCTCACCACACCCAAGACCAAGAGCAGCCGCACCTGGATCGGCCTGTCCGACCGCGTCATCACCGCCCTCCGCCACCAACGGCTCCGCCAACCCGGCGACGACCTGGTCTTCCACCGATCCGACGGCAGGCCGCTACGGCCCGAATACGTACTCCACCACTTCCACCAACTCACCAATGCCGCCGGACTACCCAGAATCCGCGTGCACGAGTTACGGCACTTCGCCGCCACCACCATGCTCAACTCGAACGTGCCGCTCGCCGTGATCTCCCGCGCGATACGTCACTCGACCCTGTCCACCACCGAAATCTACGGCCATCTGCTACGCCACGTCGCCCACGACGCCGTCGCCCACGCCCTGAACGAGGCCGACGTCGCCTGA
- a CDS encoding tetratricopeptide repeat protein produces the protein MIALLSPGQEAPNARIAKALWPNGPSKSVSDVTRELREVLPEVRQKLQVHGRCVLQLNPDDVDILRVRRNVTAAKRTSGRERLDLLRTAVAEWQGLPLMGPEWDGYDLDAERELLDNEWLSTVIDFLHALQGCNEDLEFDRELRKALDQWPAAPALIKLKAMTMINIGRPSEAVQFVQDCIRDHGDDHGQLEELMNELTPPDSTRLEPVVPNQLPGQHVDLHCRGPLEQELDDRLLGANERSAAVVVLHGMAGVGKSQLARSWAGSRSAHFDGGTLYAELRGFGPKEAARPQEVLEQFLVELGVASPVRTLDGMISTFRTATAGRNLLVVLDNARDADQVRPLLPGIGCTALITSRMRLDGLVVHEGAVQCLVEPFDENTARDVLGRLARLQSDGNPLVADIARFTGGLALALAIVAATIRTRPEDDGVLRGIRDGLREQRTRLDTLKLAGDENLDMRAVLSYSYEHLSADAKSLLCLIAHHPGPTIGSGAISAIAESAVRARLGELSALNLIEEPEFERFRVHDLIRTFALEQIDTLDSQARDRTSQRLLSHLLQNAWTCDQVLVPGRRLPVGISADLPVVRVATIGQAIRWFEQEQATISRAVDHAVEIGDDHHTWLLPTVFATYLWHRNHYHEAERILEHAGMAVERLRGDGGAGAVPTAADEAFVYRLLAGSRRGMRSPKARGAQARALQLSRDAGDRYGVAYGHIGLAVLRGEEKDFAGAVSEYRLALEAFRELGERLGEADALSGLAMTLVDLGQLTEADEHVTAALAIYEQVPDINARANAMVVLGRVHAEEGNLGRAAAVFDTAVAEYRKLDRANREAPTQVRLAQVLLADHRAVEGQAALERARELYSALADEKGLAEVENLTTTWGHAPATGAAPTTNAPGRGSAEAEQEKTRSAELQ, from the coding sequence GTGATCGCCCTGCTCTCGCCGGGACAGGAAGCGCCGAACGCCCGGATCGCCAAAGCCTTGTGGCCGAACGGACCTTCCAAGTCGGTGTCCGACGTGACCCGGGAACTGCGCGAAGTCCTGCCCGAAGTCAGGCAGAAACTCCAGGTCCATGGGAGGTGCGTGTTACAGCTCAACCCCGATGACGTCGACATCCTCCGCGTCAGGCGCAACGTGACCGCGGCCAAGCGCACGTCCGGGCGCGAGCGGCTGGACCTACTCCGAACCGCTGTGGCGGAGTGGCAGGGGCTGCCGCTGATGGGCCCGGAGTGGGACGGCTACGACCTGGACGCTGAACGGGAGCTGCTCGACAACGAATGGCTGAGCACCGTCATCGACTTCCTCCACGCCCTACAGGGCTGCAATGAGGACCTGGAGTTCGACCGGGAGCTCCGAAAGGCACTGGACCAGTGGCCGGCTGCACCCGCACTGATCAAGCTCAAGGCGATGACCATGATCAACATAGGTAGACCGTCCGAGGCAGTGCAGTTCGTCCAGGACTGCATTCGTGACCACGGTGACGACCACGGTCAACTGGAGGAGTTGATGAACGAACTGACCCCGCCCGATTCCACCCGGCTCGAGCCGGTCGTGCCGAATCAACTCCCCGGGCAGCACGTGGACCTGCACTGCCGTGGACCGCTAGAGCAAGAACTGGACGACCGGCTACTCGGGGCAAACGAGCGCAGTGCCGCGGTTGTGGTGCTCCACGGCATGGCGGGGGTGGGCAAGTCCCAGCTCGCGAGGTCGTGGGCAGGTTCGAGGAGCGCACACTTCGACGGCGGGACCCTCTACGCCGAGTTACGGGGGTTCGGCCCCAAGGAAGCAGCCCGACCTCAAGAGGTGCTCGAGCAGTTCCTGGTCGAACTGGGGGTGGCCTCACCAGTCCGCACGCTGGACGGGATGATCTCCACCTTCCGCACGGCGACCGCAGGCAGGAACCTGCTCGTCGTCCTGGACAACGCCCGCGACGCCGACCAGGTCCGACCGCTGCTGCCCGGCATCGGCTGCACCGCCCTGATCACCAGCAGGATGCGACTCGACGGCCTCGTCGTGCACGAGGGAGCCGTGCAGTGCCTGGTCGAGCCGTTCGACGAGAACACCGCACGTGACGTTCTCGGACGCCTCGCCCGGCTCCAGTCCGACGGCAACCCGCTGGTGGCGGACATCGCCCGCTTCACGGGCGGACTTGCCCTCGCGCTCGCGATCGTCGCCGCGACGATCAGGACCCGGCCGGAGGACGACGGTGTGCTCCGGGGCATCCGCGACGGCTTGCGGGAGCAGCGGACCCGCCTGGACACGTTGAAGCTGGCCGGCGACGAGAACCTCGACATGCGTGCGGTCCTGTCGTACTCCTACGAACACCTGAGCGCCGACGCCAAGAGCTTGCTTTGCCTCATCGCCCATCACCCTGGCCCGACCATCGGCTCGGGCGCAATCTCCGCCATCGCCGAATCCGCCGTAAGGGCCAGGCTCGGCGAGCTCTCCGCACTGAACCTCATCGAAGAACCCGAGTTCGAGCGGTTCCGCGTCCATGACCTGATCCGGACGTTCGCGCTGGAGCAGATCGACACACTGGACAGCCAAGCACGGGATCGGACCAGCCAACGGCTGCTGAGCCACCTGCTGCAGAACGCATGGACCTGTGACCAGGTGCTAGTACCCGGCCGGAGGCTGCCGGTCGGCATTTCCGCCGACCTGCCCGTCGTCCGAGTCGCCACGATCGGCCAGGCGATCCGGTGGTTCGAGCAGGAACAGGCGACGATCAGCAGAGCCGTGGACCACGCCGTCGAGATCGGCGACGACCACCACACCTGGCTGCTCCCGACTGTCTTCGCCACCTACCTGTGGCACCGCAACCACTACCACGAGGCTGAACGCATCCTGGAACACGCGGGCATGGCGGTGGAGCGGCTACGCGGGGACGGTGGTGCGGGCGCAGTGCCGACAGCGGCAGACGAAGCCTTCGTGTACAGACTCCTTGCGGGCTCCCGTCGCGGGATGCGATCCCCTAAGGCTCGGGGAGCGCAGGCCAGGGCCCTCCAACTGAGCCGGGACGCGGGTGACCGCTATGGAGTGGCCTACGGGCACATCGGATTGGCGGTGCTGCGAGGCGAGGAAAAAGACTTCGCAGGTGCGGTGTCCGAGTACCGATTGGCGTTGGAAGCCTTCCGTGAGCTCGGCGAGCGGCTGGGCGAGGCTGATGCCCTTTCCGGATTGGCGATGACTCTCGTCGACCTCGGTCAGCTCACGGAGGCCGACGAGCACGTGACGGCGGCGCTGGCGATCTACGAACAGGTCCCCGACATCAATGCGCGGGCCAATGCCATGGTGGTCCTGGGAAGGGTGCACGCCGAGGAAGGCAACCTCGGTCGCGCCGCAGCTGTGTTCGACACGGCCGTCGCCGAGTACCGGAAGCTGGACCGGGCCAACCGCGAGGCGCCGACCCAGGTGCGCCTGGCCCAAGTCCTGCTCGCGGATCACCGGGCGGTCGAAGGACAGGCCGCTCTCGAACGTGCGCGCGAGCTCTACTCGGCACTGGCGGACGAGAAGGGGCTCGCCGAAGTCGAAAACCTCACTACGACATGGGGGCATGCTCCTGCCACTGGAGCTGCTCCCACCACCAACGCACCGGGTCGTGGCTCAGCCGAGGCGGAACAGGAGAAGACACGTTCGGCAGAACTGCAATGA
- a CDS encoding serine/threonine-protein kinase, whose protein sequence is MLRAQFGNGAFTLFTPGHVISERYRVRSELGEGSGGEVYEVLDLQSGAVLALKIQQPRYLESTNTYGLYGEDVHHEFALGASLGGISGVVTPLDFGDHLGRTYFVMERVDGFDLGEFVGRSQPVSSIRSAAVLVQLCTVLHQVHSRGFVHRDIKLENALISRRGVVTLIDLGSSVPSGEVPEMPAGTFGYLAPEAASHGVAETSLDIFSAGCLLFRMLTMEFPFLNETGHVMARRPLPVDKLVNVDPVVQRVCVAMLEWDPADRPTAAEVRDELIAVLPNVSSPVPPRLSHDPVRWWWEQLQWQEHAPMS, encoded by the coding sequence GTGCTGAGAGCACAGTTCGGAAACGGAGCGTTCACCTTGTTCACGCCAGGTCATGTAATCAGCGAGCGCTACCGCGTCCGCTCCGAATTGGGAGAAGGATCCGGTGGAGAGGTGTATGAAGTCTTGGACCTGCAATCAGGTGCTGTGCTGGCCCTGAAGATTCAGCAACCTCGGTATCTCGAGTCCACCAACACCTACGGTCTCTATGGCGAGGATGTCCACCATGAGTTCGCACTGGGCGCATCTCTCGGCGGAATCAGCGGTGTCGTCACTCCTCTCGATTTCGGGGACCACCTCGGGCGCACCTACTTCGTCATGGAACGTGTCGATGGGTTCGACCTCGGTGAGTTCGTGGGCCGGTCGCAGCCTGTCTCGTCGATTCGCTCGGCCGCGGTGCTCGTGCAGTTGTGCACTGTCCTGCACCAGGTCCACTCGCGCGGCTTTGTCCACCGGGACATCAAGCTGGAGAACGCGTTGATCTCCCGGCGGGGCGTGGTCACTCTGATCGATCTGGGAAGTTCCGTGCCTTCTGGCGAAGTGCCCGAGATGCCTGCGGGTACTTTTGGTTACCTCGCTCCGGAAGCTGCCTCCCATGGAGTCGCCGAAACCAGCCTCGACATCTTCTCCGCTGGGTGCTTGCTGTTCCGGATGTTGACCATGGAATTTCCGTTCCTCAACGAGACCGGTCACGTGATGGCTCGTCGCCCGCTTCCGGTCGACAAGCTCGTGAACGTCGACCCTGTTGTGCAGCGGGTCTGTGTTGCGATGCTCGAATGGGATCCGGCAGACCGGCCCACGGCGGCCGAGGTTCGCGATGAGCTCATTGCAGTTCTGCCGAACGTGTCTTCTCCTGTTCCGCCTCGGCTGAGCCACGACCCGGTGCGTTGGTGGTGGGAGCAGCTCCAGTGGCAGGAGCATGCCCCCATGTCGTAG
- a CDS encoding PD-(D/E)XK nuclease family protein, whose product MTGWQPPDGVSGDYSAIKVSVGMLGPPRFRCPARDAMAARQGLRAETLVRRKPEYLEDFANGPFMRAMDLIEFHRKPVDQALRMACASTEPGRVVHASVEQWAAHGVFKYLRSFADDFEVVPAKENWRYFREWSTPDQRGVKRYAISVWGRCYTSQDHRLRELRLLSNRADGRTRTEAEVAVAALVLASALPQPLPEHVRIRQFALLDGTTTTLFDGSRQAALDLYDVAGKPALAGIVDAPGGLDYRPGSACADCPFVAVCPVLPRSAGVLGVQDDSRPRRTWSPTTSRSYRRCPAQEFSRRQRLPLDQSIERGGSAERGRAVHRYLEDLHSAGTASRCDSRIPGNWVPDGFELSDRERELGAELLRHHAEVCPLTLASSPADVRVEPDIVFHDTDADTMVLAKPDLLYRGRGGWVWREVKTSTSTVRPSRWFDYYPQLALAVVLAARGDLGPGRSRVELEVLRPSGVDLVVFDPDTRRVRAEAESALREQFRPWHLDDRFAPKPDNHCRSCEVSRWCTAADEGRTGND is encoded by the coding sequence ATGACTGGGTGGCAGCCGCCTGACGGCGTGTCAGGCGACTACTCCGCTATCAAGGTCTCCGTAGGCATGCTCGGGCCTCCGCGCTTTCGTTGCCCCGCCCGTGACGCGATGGCGGCGCGGCAGGGGTTGCGCGCCGAAACGTTGGTGCGCCGGAAGCCCGAATACCTTGAAGACTTCGCGAACGGTCCCTTCATGCGGGCGATGGACCTGATCGAGTTCCATCGGAAGCCGGTCGACCAGGCGCTGCGGATGGCCTGCGCATCGACGGAGCCTGGCCGAGTAGTCCATGCATCCGTCGAACAGTGGGCCGCACACGGAGTCTTCAAGTACTTGCGATCCTTCGCCGACGACTTCGAGGTGGTACCGGCCAAGGAGAACTGGCGCTACTTTCGGGAATGGAGTACCCCCGACCAGCGGGGTGTCAAGCGGTACGCGATCTCGGTGTGGGGGCGCTGCTACACCTCGCAAGACCACCGACTCCGCGAGCTTCGATTGCTCAGCAACCGGGCGGATGGGCGGACGAGAACGGAGGCGGAAGTCGCCGTCGCGGCTCTGGTCCTCGCTTCGGCGCTGCCCCAGCCACTCCCAGAACACGTCCGGATCCGGCAGTTCGCACTGCTCGACGGCACGACGACCACTTTGTTCGACGGTTCGAGGCAGGCCGCGCTCGACCTCTACGACGTGGCGGGCAAGCCCGCGCTGGCAGGCATCGTGGACGCGCCTGGCGGTCTCGACTACCGGCCTGGCTCGGCCTGTGCGGACTGTCCGTTCGTGGCGGTGTGCCCTGTCCTGCCGCGCAGCGCGGGCGTGCTCGGTGTGCAGGACGACAGCAGACCACGGCGGACGTGGTCGCCGACGACCAGCCGCTCCTACCGGCGCTGTCCCGCACAGGAGTTCTCCCGCAGGCAGCGGCTACCGCTGGACCAGTCCATCGAACGAGGAGGATCCGCCGAGCGCGGTCGGGCCGTGCACCGGTACCTGGAGGACCTCCACAGTGCCGGAACAGCATCACGTTGCGACTCCCGGATCCCTGGCAACTGGGTTCCAGACGGGTTCGAGCTGTCCGACAGAGAACGCGAACTGGGCGCGGAATTGCTTCGGCACCATGCCGAGGTGTGCCCCCTCACGCTTGCATCGTCGCCGGCCGACGTGCGGGTGGAACCGGACATCGTGTTTCACGACACCGACGCGGACACCATGGTGTTGGCGAAGCCGGACCTGCTCTATCGCGGCCGGGGTGGGTGGGTGTGGCGCGAGGTTAAGACATCGACGTCGACCGTGAGGCCATCCCGGTGGTTCGACTACTACCCGCAACTGGCGCTGGCCGTGGTCCTCGCTGCACGCGGCGATCTCGGGCCAGGTCGCAGCAGGGTCGAACTCGAAGTGCTACGTCCGTCCGGAGTGGACCTTGTCGTGTTCGACCCGGACACCCGACGAGTCCGAGCGGAGGCGGAATCTGCACTGCGGGAGCAGTTCCGCCCATGGCACCTGGACGACCGGTTCGCGCCGAAACCCGACAACCACTGTCGTTCCTGCGAGGTCTCGCGCTGGTGCACCGCGGCAGACGAAGGGAGAACCGGCAATGATTGA
- a CDS encoding pPIWI_RE module domain-containing protein: protein MYNQIRICAFEHDPSRDPWVERFHVAKFAEQWQTELTDLYALGWRSAEAMVGLPVRRLNQVLRAVAPGVLATGRGAAADPSAPWIYTDGEVPAEVVRAAFLTWVMSLRPEPEHQAALDRVLDSISGTAIQWLPVEVDLTSVDLSEGGTALPPRRLYSLLPELVATRLARRSFRARKSDGETRFRVVNRDQGTELVAWPPRFTPFDGGGHFFSAVVRITCHTVPFTARLRVHVSMGIRRWVAGDRLFLPHRRSATALVDTPLPWGDGGSAARTRLSVNNIRYDARQGRVVWGRNSPVGLLSDLDVIGSYPKAEEVISSPTAWLTGREGKAVGIVYSTALETTHAVGTGLMPDERAELDEWVAEGLKPLLRRVPDLVRVPRVRNKPALLPAAPKIKPEQREKFDRQVEADRRRGLRAALTGDPLHVDVVTIFPESADRILREFARQLGCPEEQVTTEVRQRWFFDGLEVRLTVSSLGDLARKVDVPKRGTPQRPAAVREAHRARRLAAGAAFPRLDAPAIALVELPGGDRFTEPDSDPKSTLRLGFADSGRLTQFIRPLPGSGDDVDQRVRSACLDAFRQLGVFTSAEPRTRSPLPTGLQYVGLWVVRGAHGRRLVAVRVRPGEEVHQVTAWDDRVKDWVPYRRFLLASSTADASFGTKGQRNANDDRLDVERRIRSILYQSRDRPTLLLVNSGNLRESWPSLANGSLMRDHLGFTGIQDQRVGAYGDELRVVLVRDRNSREEVPQWYAPTPEGKPAGFASGLWYPGDAAGDNRVFASTADLPRSFPKTPRGLRKLGDDVSSQYGATVSAWNPQYLEITSLCVASGDARSPDSAAEWASVAHQQRFHDEYDPLAQPFPVHLAKKAGEYCFSTGSNEDEAE from the coding sequence ATGTACAACCAGATCAGGATCTGCGCGTTCGAGCACGATCCCTCGCGTGACCCGTGGGTCGAGCGATTTCACGTGGCGAAGTTCGCCGAGCAGTGGCAGACCGAACTGACAGACCTGTACGCCCTCGGCTGGCGTAGCGCGGAGGCCATGGTCGGTCTGCCGGTCAGGCGTCTGAACCAGGTGTTGCGCGCCGTGGCCCCCGGGGTGCTGGCGACGGGTCGCGGCGCGGCGGCCGACCCGTCGGCACCCTGGATTTACACCGACGGCGAGGTGCCCGCCGAGGTCGTGCGGGCAGCGTTCCTGACCTGGGTGATGTCACTGCGACCCGAGCCCGAGCACCAAGCCGCACTGGACCGAGTGCTCGACTCGATCAGTGGTACCGCCATCCAGTGGCTGCCGGTGGAAGTGGACCTCACCTCGGTCGACCTGTCCGAGGGGGGAACCGCGCTACCACCGAGGAGGCTGTACTCCCTGCTTCCCGAACTGGTCGCAACGCGCTTGGCGCGGCGGTCGTTCCGCGCTCGGAAGTCGGACGGTGAAACCCGGTTCCGGGTGGTCAACCGCGATCAGGGAACCGAACTCGTGGCGTGGCCTCCGAGGTTCACCCCGTTCGACGGGGGTGGGCACTTCTTCTCGGCGGTCGTCAGGATCACCTGTCACACCGTCCCGTTCACCGCCCGTCTGCGGGTGCATGTGTCCATGGGGATCCGGCGGTGGGTCGCGGGAGACCGGTTGTTCCTGCCGCACCGACGATCCGCGACCGCACTCGTGGACACCCCGTTGCCCTGGGGCGACGGCGGGTCTGCAGCTCGGACCCGATTGTCGGTCAACAACATCCGCTACGACGCGCGGCAAGGGCGGGTGGTCTGGGGCCGCAACAGCCCCGTCGGGCTGCTCAGCGACCTCGATGTCATCGGCAGCTACCCGAAGGCCGAGGAGGTGATCTCCTCTCCGACGGCATGGCTGACAGGCAGGGAGGGGAAGGCGGTGGGCATCGTGTACAGCACGGCGTTGGAGACGACCCACGCCGTCGGCACGGGACTGATGCCCGACGAGCGCGCAGAACTCGACGAGTGGGTTGCCGAAGGGTTGAAGCCCCTGCTGCGGCGGGTGCCGGATCTGGTCCGGGTTCCTCGGGTGAGGAACAAGCCCGCGCTGCTGCCGGCGGCACCGAAGATTAAACCCGAGCAGCGGGAGAAATTCGACCGGCAGGTTGAAGCGGATCGACGGCGTGGATTGCGGGCCGCGTTGACCGGTGATCCGCTGCACGTGGATGTCGTGACGATCTTTCCCGAGTCGGCGGACCGGATCCTGCGCGAGTTTGCCCGCCAGCTCGGCTGCCCCGAGGAGCAGGTCACCACTGAGGTGAGGCAGCGGTGGTTCTTCGACGGGCTGGAAGTACGGCTCACCGTGTCGTCCCTCGGTGATCTCGCCCGCAAAGTCGATGTCCCGAAGCGCGGAACACCACAGCGCCCCGCAGCCGTGCGGGAAGCTCACCGGGCTCGACGGCTGGCGGCCGGCGCGGCCTTCCCTCGGCTCGACGCCCCCGCCATCGCCTTGGTCGAACTACCCGGTGGTGACCGCTTCACCGAGCCGGACTCCGATCCGAAGTCGACACTTCGGCTCGGGTTCGCTGACAGCGGGCGCCTCACGCAGTTCATCCGCCCCCTACCTGGTTCGGGTGATGACGTCGATCAGCGAGTGCGGTCGGCATGCCTCGACGCATTCCGGCAGCTTGGCGTCTTCACCTCCGCAGAGCCGCGTACGAGATCACCGCTACCGACCGGCTTGCAATACGTCGGTCTGTGGGTCGTCCGAGGAGCGCACGGCAGGCGACTCGTAGCGGTCCGGGTCCGACCCGGTGAAGAGGTACACCAGGTCACCGCATGGGACGACAGGGTCAAGGACTGGGTTCCCTACCGGCGGTTCCTGTTGGCCTCGTCGACCGCAGATGCGTCGTTCGGCACCAAGGGCCAGCGGAACGCGAATGATGATCGGCTGGACGTGGAGCGGCGGATCAGGTCCATCCTGTACCAGTCCCGGGACCGCCCCACGTTGCTGTTGGTCAACAGTGGAAACCTCCGCGAGTCCTGGCCGTCGTTGGCCAACGGCTCTCTTATGAGGGACCACCTGGGTTTCACCGGCATCCAGGACCAGCGAGTGGGAGCATACGGCGATGAACTCAGAGTGGTCCTAGTGCGTGACCGGAACAGCCGGGAGGAAGTGCCACAGTGGTATGCACCCACCCCCGAGGGAAAGCCCGCAGGCTTCGCTAGCGGACTGTGGTACCCCGGAGATGCGGCAGGCGACAACCGGGTCTTCGCAAGCACCGCGGACCTTCCCCGCAGCTTCCCGAAGACCCCGAGAGGGCTTCGGAAGCTCGGCGACGATGTGTCGTCGCAATACGGCGCGACCGTCTCGGCGTGGAACCCGCAGTACCTCGAGATCACTTCGCTGTGTGTTGCATCGGGTGATGCACGCTCGCCGGACAGCGCGGCGGAGTGGGCATCGGTCGCCCATCAACAGCGCTTCCACGACGAGTACGACCCGCTGGCCCAGCCCTTCCCCGTACACCTGGCCAAAAAAGCAGGAGAGTACTGCTTCTCTACCGGGTCGAACGAAGACGAGGCGGAATAG